From one Sparus aurata chromosome 16, fSpaAur1.1, whole genome shotgun sequence genomic stretch:
- the LOC115565861 gene encoding inverted formin-2 isoform X4: MSGKPDGKKKWAAVRGRLGSSQDSDTQQEANLESADPELCIRLLQVPTVVNYSGLKRRLEGSDQTWMVQFLELSGLDLLLEALDRLSGRGCSRIADALLQLTCVSCVRAVMNSSAGIHFIIENEGYIRKLSQALDTSNTMVKKQVFELLAALSMFSTDGHRLALDALDHYKGVKTRQYRFSVIMNELQATDNVPYMVTLLSVINAIIFGTDDLRRRDKTRKEFIGLQLLDILPKLREQEDEDLIIQCEAFEEAMAEDEEELLRVYGGIDMSNHLEVFTTLFNKVSSSPASLQLLSILQTLLVLGPGRSDIWLALEAITNRAILLAQDSQMESSEKIMQRLMFSKGHEGHHEVDGLLAKVDKAVQTDPDHQDKDKSDATCSPKPLCAAPPPPPPPPPPPPLPPSMTNQCPPPPPPPPPPPLPGGFSGPPPPPPLPGMPPPPPPLPCGPGMAPPPPPPPLPGMGGGPPPPPPLPGMPPPPPPPPGMIVATTSQVLGCGAPIKANRCPTLRMKKLNWQKLRSVTDGHSMWASVQKEPPPREPNYSSIEQLFCLPVTEHKDKGAAAPVKKEPKEITFIDPKKNLNLNIFLKQFKCKNEDFVAMIQSGDRSRFDVEVLKQLLKLLPEKHEIENLKSFQGEKEKLANVDRFYTSLLTVPCYQLRIECMLLCEETSSVLDMLKPKVKLVEEACQSLKMSTLMPSFCRLILDVGNFLNYGSHTGNAEGFKISSLLKLTETKANKGRITLLHHILEEAEANHPELLELPDDIEICEKAAGVNLDSVQSEASALLKRLGETAKKVSNSEDELKEQYAKVLEESLEACRALSERFTAMEKKKSELAVYLCEDANKLSLEELFGTIKTFRGLFIKALKENKTRREQAAKAEKRKKQLAEEESKRQKGENGKIIKKGFVPQNDGCIIDHLLADIRKGFSLRKTRPRCDLESSPSSEKRRDTCPSGSDVKPVDEEVEDMATTTAPTKPQTTEGHLPITGEVNGFISPSEETPPALQSVVQDGPAAPPSTLPGETAITTQAPPGRPASLQEGKRPEAPVVSSPDPTQPQPQVEAEHRRCLPTNGFSLDSTESSAFSPSSLSDSDLLEAVLEGTPSLVPEKLMPEEPADISVNVQMTESPLPDTDKVPKSSESNIKGGGKGETLDKIGRDLTESVGREKGQEERQHIIVKTPDQDEVMGFKHSDTKSSVSTLSEGIEGYDVPDGLRSEDLPSVSEAAPPSLEPKPKKQPSLFKRNRKKSNQGNLSINFNKDYVWNARLSTCFKRKPLFVLFLMHLTFYIFCMGYFSVYS, translated from the exons ATGTCAGGGAAGCCAGATGGAAAAAAGAAGTGGGCGGCAGTCAGGGGTCGCCTGGGCTCCTCGCAGGACTCAGACACTCAGCAGGAGGCGAACCTGGAGAGCGCTGATCCAGAGCTGTGCATCAGGCTGCTGCAAGTCCCCACCGTGGTTAACTACTCGGGACTAAAGCGCCGCCTGGAGGGCAGCGACCAGACATGGATGGTTCAGTTCCTGGAGCTGAGTGGGCTGGATCTCCTCCTGGAGGCCCTGGACCGGCTGTCGGGGCGGGGATGCTCCCGCATCGCTGACGCCcttctgcagctcacctgcGTCAGCTGCGTGCGGGCTGTCATGAACTCCTCGGCAGGGATCCACTTCATTATAGAGAATGAGGGATACATTCGGAAGCTCTCCCAAG CTTTGGACACTTCCAACACCATGGTGAAGAAGCAAGTGTTTGAGCTGCTCGCCGCCCTCAGCATGTTCTCCACGGACGGCCATCGCCTGGCACTGGATGCCTTGGACCACTACAAG GGCGTGAAGACACGGCAGTATCGCTTCAGCGTGATCATGAACGAGCTGCAGGCCACTGATAACGTCCCGTACATGGTCACGCTCCTCAGTGTCATCAACGCCATCATCTTCGGGACAGATGACCTCCGGCGGAGAGATAAGACCAGGAAGGAGTTTATCG GGCTTCAGTTACTTGATATTCTGCCAAAGTTAAG GGAGCAGGAGGATGAAGACTTGATCATTCAGTGTGAGGCTTTTGAAGAGGCAATGgctgaagatgaggaggagctgctgcggGTCTACGGGGGCATTGACATGAGTAATCACCTGGAGGTTTTCACTACGCTTTTTAACAAG GTGAGCAGCTCGCCAGCCTCCCTCCAGCTGCTGTCCATCCTGCAGACGTTGTTGGTGCTCGGGCCAGGCCGCTCTGATATCTGGCTGGCTCTGGAGGCCATCACTAACAGAGCCATACTGCTGGCCCAGGACT CTCAAATGGAGTCATCTGAGAAGATCATGCAGCGGCTGATGTTCTCCAAAGGCCATGAGGGTCATCATGAAGTGGACGGGCTTCTGGCCAAAGTGGACAAGGCGGTGCAGACCGACCCGGACCACCAGGACAAAGACAAGTCAGACGCCACATGCTCTCCGAAGCCGCTGTGTGCCGCTCCTccaccaccccctccacccccacctcctcctcctctaccacCTAGTATGACTAACCAgtgcccacctccacctcctcctccgcctcctccaccgCTACCTGGGGGGTTCAGTGgacccccaccacccccaccctTGCCTGGAATGCcgcctccaccaccaccactgcccTGCGGTCCAGGCATGGCACCGCCGCCGCCTCCGCCACCCTTGCCAGGGATGGGTGGCGGACCTCCGCCGCCACCTCCTTTGCCTGGCatgccacctccacctcctcctcccccaggCATGATAGTGGCTACAACTAGCCAGGTCCTTGGGTGCGGTGCACCCATAAAGGCAAACCGATGCCCCACCCTGAGGATGAAGAAACTCAACTGGCAGAAACTCCGCTCTGTTACTG ATGGTCACTCCATGTGGGCCTCGGTACAGAAAGAGCCTCCTCCTCGGGAGCCGAACTACAGCAGTATCGAGCAGCTGTTCTGTCTCCCGGTGACTGAGCACAAAGACAAGGGGGCAGCTGCTCCTGTCAAGAAGGAGCCTAAAGAG ATTACTTTCATTGATCCAAAGAAAAACTTGAATTTGAACATATTCCTAAAGCAGTTCAAATG CAAAAATGAGGACTTTGTAGCCATGATACAGAGCGGGGACCGCTCTAGGTTTGATGTCGAAGTGCTAAAGCAGCTTTTAAAGCTCCTACCAGAGAAGCATGAG attgaaAATTTGAAGTCTTTCCAAGGAGAAAAGGAGAAGCTGGCTAATGTTGACCGCTTCTACACCTCCCTCCTCACCGTGCCATG TTATCAGCTGAGAATTGAATGCATGTTGCTGTGTGAGGAGACTTCATCAGTGCTGGATATGCTCAAACCTAAAGTCAAGCTGGTGGAGGAGGCCTGCCAGT CCCTCAAAATGAGCACGCTCATGCCCAGCTTCTGCAGGCTCATCCTAGACGTCGGCAATTTTCTCAACTAC GGGAGTCACACGGGGAACGCCGAGGGGTTCAAGATCAGCTCTCTGCTCAAGCTCACAGAAACCAAGGCCAACAAGGGCCGCATTACGCTGCTTCATCACATCCTGGAG GAAGCAGAGGCGAACCACccggagctgctggagctgccgGATGATATAGAGATCTGTGAAAAAGCAGCAGG AGTTAATCTGGACTCTGTGCAGTCAGAAGCCAGCGCCTTACTGAAACGACTCGGTGAGACAGCCAAGAAGGTCTCCAACTCTGAGGATGAGCTGAAGGAGCAATACGCCAAGGTTCTTGAG gaaaGTCTGGAGGCATGTCGAGCGTTGAGTGAAAGGTTCACTGcaatggagaagaagaagagcgagCTGGCCGTCTACTTGTGCGAAGACGCCAATAAGCTGTCGCTAGAGGAACTCTTCGGAACCATCAAGACTTTCCGAGGACTTTTCATCAAGGCACTAAAG gaaaacaaaaccagaagaGAGCAGGCGGCCAAGgctgagaagagaaagaagcagctggcagaggaagAGTCTAAGAGACAGAAGGGAGAGAACGGAAAAATAA TCAAGAAAGGCTTTGTGCCACAGAACGACGGCTGCATCATCGACCACCTCCTGGCGGATATCAGGAAAGGTTTCAGCCTAAGAAAGACCAGACCAAGGTGCGATTTGGAAAGCTCCCCTTCTAGTGAAAAGCGTAGGGATACCTGCCCGTCTG GATCCGATGTGAAGCCTGTAGACGAAGAAGTCGAAGACATGGCCACCACTACCGCTCCCACCAAACCGCAGACCACCGAGGGTCACCTGCCCATCACAGGAGAAGTGAATGGCTTCATCAGCCCATCCGAAGAGActccaccagctctgcagagTGTGGTGCAAGACGGACCAGCTGCACCTCCCAGCACACTCCCAGGAGAAACAGCCATAACGACGCAGGCACCCCCGGGAAGACCTGCGTCGCTGCAGGAGGGGAAACGCCCAGAGGCACCTGTAGTTTCTTCGCCAGATCCAACGCAACCCCAGCCTCAGGTTGAAGCAGAACACCGGCGATGTCTCCCCACAAACGGCTTTTCATTGGATTCAACTGAGAGCAGCGCCTTCAGCCCATCTTCCCTCTCTGATTCGGACCTGCTAGAGGCCGTGTTGGAGGGCACCCCCAGCCTGGTACCTGAGAAGCTGATGCCTGAGGAGCCAGCGGATATTAGCGTGAATGTTCAGATGACGGAAAGTCCTTTACCTGATACGGACAAGGTGCCAAAGAGCAGTGAAAGCAATATAAAGGGAGGTGGGAAAGGTGAAACCCTCGATAAAATAGGCAGAGATTTAACAGAGAGTGTAGGACGAGAGAAGGGTCAGGAGGAGCGGCAACACATTATCGTAAAAACGCCCGACCAAGACGAGGTCATGGGTTTCAAACATTCGGACACTAAAAGCAGTGTGTCTACACTCAGTGAGGGCATCGAGGGGTACGACGTCCCCGATGGACTGCGGTCAGAAGATCTGCCATCAGTGTCTGAAGCTGCGCCTCCGTCTCTTGAGCCCAAACCAAAGAAACAGCCGAGCCTCTTTAAACGAAACAGAAAGAAGAGTAATCAAGGTAATCTATCCATTAACTTCAATAAAGATTATGTTTGGAATGCTAGACTCTCCACGTGTTTTAAAAGGAAACCCTTATtcgttttatttttaatgcatttaactttttatattttctgtatgGGCTATTTTAGTGTGTATTCATAA